The following proteins are encoded in a genomic region of Cryptomeria japonica chromosome 11, Sugi_1.0, whole genome shotgun sequence:
- the LOC131038169 gene encoding uncharacterized protein LOC131038169 has protein sequence MADLGGDEAEMARAMKRQLDEILKRLGVKREHLYCTDTSLSEPTSSGTSRTSTPKYSPPHMRNFEKNTTNEEGPWRNNGRWRNVHSEYYQNDVSNNENNRNHHDNNNTNIRDVNNRSDNNGYNWGGNNRGYNANYGGNYNNGNGNGNNNWNNGNNNNSNNSNGDGYNGNNNYNGGGNNGNHGNNGGNHNGRNINNQNNNSHHRPPMTIERYRQLDFTGIVGHPNHISNDLRNVIPKFTGNGTDTVEQHVMNV, from the coding sequence ATGGCTGACCTAGGTGGAGATGAAGCTGAAATGGCAAGAGCAATGAAAAGACAACTAGATGAGATACTCAAGAGGTTGGGGGTGAAAAGGGAACATCTGTATTGCACTGATACAAGTTTGAGTGAGCCAACTAGTAGTGGTACGAGTAGAACATCAACCCCAAAGTATAGCCCACCACACATGAGAAATTTTGAGAAGAATACAACCAATGAAGAAGGACCATGGAGGAACAATGGTAGGTGGAGAAATGTGCATAGTGAGTATTATCAAAATGATGTGAGtaataatgaaaataatagaaatcatcatgataataataatacaaatATCAGAGATGTAAATAATCGATCTGACAATAATGGCTATAACTGGGGAGGTAATAATAGAGGTTACAATGCAAACTATGGTGGTAATTATAATAATGGAAATGGGAATGGTAACAACAATTGGAATAATGGAAATAACAACAATAGTAATAACAGTAATGGCGATGGTTATAATGGTAACAACAATTACAATGGTGGTGGAAATAATGGCAATCATGGCAATAATGGTGGTAATCATAATGGAAGaaacataaataatcaaaataataacaGTCATCACAGGCCACCCATGACCATTGAGAGATATAGGCAGTTAGATTTCACTGGCATAGTCGGTCATCCAAACCACATATCAAATGACTTGAGAAATGTTATTCCTAAATTCACTGGGAATGGAACAGATACTGTTGAACAACATGTTATGAATGTTTAA